A window of Phragmites australis chromosome 2, lpPhrAust1.1, whole genome shotgun sequence genomic DNA:
TCAACTGAAGTGAATTGTGTGTATTTACAGAATACACTTCTATAATTTAATCATTTATTTACAGAATACACAATCAATAATCTAAAAGTCATAATATAGAAGCAAACAAACAGGTCCCAGCGTTGTCCTGGGCAGGGGCGCGCGTTGAATGCGAATGCTTCGCAATCGCCTGCACCTGCGCCTCCCTGCCCGCCCCGCTGCAGCGCGCGGCGTCGGCCACGAGGCCTGGTCTGGCCGCGCGTCTGCCCGCTGTGCCTGCGCGCGCGCACACGTCTCTTCGCCCGGCCGCGGCTGCAGTCTGCCTGTGCCCCGTCGCGCGGGCCCGGCCCGCTGATGGAGCGCAGGGCGCGCCGAGTTAATGCGCGCCACCGGCCAGCACGGACATCCCGTCCGGCACGAAGTGACGAAGACAAAAGGGATGTTTTTGGGCCGGTGGACTCGATGGACAACCGTGCCGTACGTAGCACCGCCGGCGCCGTCTTTTTCTAGCGTTGTCTTGCTTGCCGCATGCCGCAACCCATTCTTGTCGATGGAGGCACACGCCGGCTGCGTCACAAACTCACAATTGCTGCATACCGGCCTGCTGTGGCGTTTCCTAGAGGAATCACCGTGGATCAAATCGAGTGTAAATTTTCACTCTTCGTAATGTAAATATTGAATACCAACCGGGAAGCGAAGCTGAATCACGGCCGGAGCTCTGAAATCTGAAGACGATCCGGTTCTGCTGCACGCATACATATGTGGCGATTTGACTTGGCTAGGCTTTTGCGTGGACGGACAAGAACAACAATCCATGGATCAGCAGGCAGCTCCCGGCCGGAGGGCGCCTACGAAAAGGCCCTACCACGTTGCGTCTCATCACCCATCAGGCAGGCATTCACCAACGTGCGGCTGCGATCGGACAGGGGATGATCGGATCAGATCAGCCTCGGATTAATTGATTGCCCATTGACCTCACGAACTTGTGTCTGGTAGAAAATTAACTGCACGGTGAAATCGTGAAAAGTGAAGACATCAGATGGTACACTAGTAACTCATACTGTACGTCGAGTACTAAGCATGACGCTATTCTTAGTGGTTGAAAATTATAGCActttcatatttaatttaatttaatttttatataaaatgaaccacaataaatataaataatcaaTAACAATCGTGTATGTGTTCCGACTAAATTCAACTAGCATCGAGTAGGATTCGACTAGTCTCAACACGCCTTGACTTACAGCATGTCATCGACAAGATATTCGATTAGGTACGTCGATGCTCGATGCagtagatgatgaagaagatgaaataGTTGATGCAGATGCCACCATAATATCGATCCAGTAGGCGGTGACAAAGATGAAATAGTCGAAGTAGATCAgcatgatgtagaggaagcagatcgtgagcagtcgcaacgagcgcttcctaaaaaccttattcgtctTTTTCCGGTGTAGGATCCTAAAAGCGACGGGTTCTAGAGACCCGCTCTCCTGTTCGTCGGTGCACGCTAGTTCAGCGGAATGGAGTAGTCTAAGTGTTACGAcgcaacaaaaataaattgacAAACCCCTAACTGTTTGTGGTGTCTCGTGTCTCTTCTTTGTGCGGCGGCtagcagatatatatagaggtgGAGTTACGCGGTTGAGACGCACCACGATCGGAGACAGTTATGATGTCACGATCGGAGTCTTGATTAAcacgattttcatatatttatctgtttgcctatgcagcaaaaagaaaaaaccacAAAAGGAGGCCAGACCTGCGTAAGCAACTGGACCCGATTTCGACGAACCATTCACGCAGATGTCATACGCCTGTGCCCTCCACCCCGACCCCGGCCTGGCAAGGCGAGGTGAGCGAGCTCGCAcgtgttcttctagtcctctaTCCACACATGTTAAGTGGATGAAGGAGAGAAACCCTTTTAAGTTGGCCTCCACCTAGCTCCATTAGTAAGATAGGACTAAAGAATACACACCTTCTTTACATGGTTGAACATTTGAGATTTAATtagaattatacaaatataatgagCTAAgcctatatattctaacaacccccaccagatctcaaagtctcacgaagattttcctttttctcaatACTATTTGATATACCAGAATTTCAGTGTAGACTGCTAGATTGAACATCCATCTATAACATCAAGCTACACCCATTCACAACTTGGATAACGAACTaagccttgaattgcaagtctTATGCAAACAactttcatttgaagtcataactgatacttagcTATCAATAGGCTATCCTATCGGTGGAGCATATACGTCGTactccatggtctcttcatgagtttattagagatcacccaaGTCTCATATACTGCGACCAACAATTaggctcatataggtgtgttctttcaagaatgccctgtaggttagcatcttcgctaattaaagccaacaaaacacattaaggcaatagccaacctgccttaTAGATTTGAGAGTCTTGCATCTTTACTTGAGTGGGTTGTGTAGTACTCTCCTTTAGTTAACCAAAAGATTGTTCTTCTCAGGTTCTAATTTACAGAATCTTTGATCATATAGATTAGGTTACCACTACtatataactcacatgggtctcaaaCTCATCTCCTTtaatgcattatctatcacaattcatgatagtccctttgtaaattgatctgcTAGGTTTTTAGCCGTTTGGATATAATCTAACGCTATCACGCCAGAATTTCACATTTTCATGACATATTTCAATcttctctttacatgtcttgaggatttcatACTGTCATTGGAACTATTCACTTTGACAATAACCATTTAGTTATCATAATTTATAGGGATAGCCGGTATCGGTTTATCGACCACTGGCAAATCCATCAAAAGCACACGCGGTCATTCTATCTCAACAGTGGTTATGTCTAACACTGTGAGTTTTGCTTCTatagttgacctcgtcaatatggtttatttgcaagacctccatgaaacATCAGCATCGAAAAGAGTGAATATATATCCACTTGTGgccttgatctcatcaatatcggATATCTAATTTGAATCAATATAAACCTCCAGTACAGATAGGTACCCAAAATAGTGAAGTCCAAAATTCACAGTACCGAGCAAGTAGCGCATGACTCGATCGAGCGCATGTCAATAATCATCACCTATGTTAGAAGTAAACTGGCTCAATTTGCTCACGACAAATGAGATGACATgccttgtagcactagctagTTACATAAGTGATCCGATTATCTGGGAGTATCTAAGTTGATTCCTAGtaattcttttattctttcaaagtattaagctaggatcataaggtgttgaaGCGATCTTGCTTTCCATGTATTCAAAGCAGCTCAAGATAttttccacataatgggattaTGACAGTGTAATTCCATTCTCACCTCTAATCAACTTAATATTTAAGATCACATCAGCCTCTCCCGGATCTTTTATATTGAAATTTCTAGACAGATATGATTTaacctcattaatcacatcaagaatTGTTCCAAAAATCAAGATTTCATCAACATATAGGCACAAAATACCTCTCTCACCCCACCATGATGATGATACACATATCCATCAACTTTATTAACAACAAAGCCTACAGATGTTAACGTTATAtctaacttctcatgccattgttttgggcttgtttaaggccatataAAGATTTCGGCAACTTACATATCTTCTCAGGGTGCGGTTCTTTCTCTCGGCTACCCCGTTTGACTAGGGCGAATAGGGAGgtgttctctcatgaataatttcaTGTTCCTTAAagaataagtcaaaatcactTGAGAAGTACTCTCCACCACAATCCGAcctaagtcttttgattttcctttccaattgattttcaacttctgccttatagatcttaaagtagtctagagcctcatctcTTTCGATTTCAACAAATACGCATAACAAAATTTAGATGCATCATCGATTAAAGTcataaaatatctttttccactcTTCGTCAACACATCATTCATCTCGCAaagatctgaatgtatgagttctaatgTTACCAAATTTGTTTCATCGACTGTCTTGTGAGGCTTACGAGGTTGCTTAGATTGCACATAACTTtagcacttagaacctttgacaatGGAAAAATCTAGAATTAAATTCACGCTGAAAAGCCGAGTCATACAACCAAAGTTTATGTGACATAACTGTAAGTGCCAAACACTACCCTTGTCTCCATTAATATTGCCATAAATATGGTTCATAGATTTATTGCAgaaatcagaaaaagaaaaacggaACAAACATTcacactcatagcctttaccaataaaaaaaACCCATGTTTTGATAGAACTACTTCATTAGGCTCGAGTACCACCTTAAACCCGTCCCTACAGAGAAGGGAACTGAAcactagattcttgtttatttAAGGGACATGCTGCACGTTCCTCAGCTGCACGATCTTTTCCGAAATAAACTTCAGATCTATTGTGCCAACACCATGAGCAGGAGCATGAGACTCATTTCCCGTTAAGACGGAAGAATCTCTAGCAGtctgataagaagagaatattGAACTGTCAGCACACACGTGTACATTAGCCTTAGTATAGATCCACCGACTGATAGAATGATTCACTGAAAGAACAATTAGTAGATTATCATACCCACTAGTTCCATCTCCAGTGTTTTCAATTGTCACGTTGACAGACTTAGTGTTCTTCCCTTGATTAACCTTTCTTCCTTTGCGGTCTCGACAATCTTTGGCCCAATGGTCAACCTCGCCGTACACGAAGCAAGAtttatcatctttgttcatcatcatcttcttgaagttggtggCTTTTTGGCCttgttatttttccctttgTACTTGCTATTAGAGGATTGTTGCATCACATTTACGCTCGACTATCCATCGCATCTATTGTTATACACATCATTAGcttgagctttctcctcaacatcaagagacgcgaTCATATCTTCAACAAAGATCTTTTGTCTCTTGTGTTTAGAGCAGTGGCAAAATTCCTTCACTAGGGAGGcaatttggcaatgatgccCACAACCACAAATTTGTCGGGTAAGGTACATTTTAGAAACTCGAGTTCTTTTACAatgcactgaacctcatgagcCTACTTGACTACCAATCGATTATTGACATCTTGTAGTTATGATATTGCTCCATGATATACAGTTCACTATCTGCATCTGACGcaccaaattttgcattcagTACATCCCACAACTGCTTTGTAtcctttatgtgcatgtatacatcatagagatgattggcAAGAGTGGTAAGAACACATTCTATAAAGAGTGTGTTGCCTTCCTCGAACTTCTTCTCCACATCAGAGGAAAGAGTTCCTTCAGGTTTGCCAGACACAACTCAGTAGCAGTTCATAAATGTAAGCCACGTAGTGGCTTTGACTTGCCAtttcttaaagtgcacaccggtAAACCAGCCATCGTTAAATCAAAGTtcctacaataaggtttttagatTGTTGAAAATTGTAACActttcatatttaatttaatttaattgcTAATTTAAATTGAATAAGAACAGATGCAAATAATTAATAATGATTGTGTTCTGACTAAATTCGACTAGCATCGTGTAGGATTCGACAAGTCTCAACACGTCTCGACTtagagcatgtctttgataacATATTCGACTAGGTATTCGACCCGCAGATGTACTAGACTAGGTACTCGAGTAGGATTTACATACGTACCCGATAGTGACGTCAAATGCAGATTCCCCTGTGGTGTTGATGCTCGATGcagtagatgatgatgaagaagaagtagTTGATGCAAATGTCACCGTGATGTCAATCCAGTAGGCGATAACAAAGGCGAAGTAGTCGAAGTAGATCGCGATGATGTAGAGAaagcagatcgtgagcagtcacgacgagcgcttcccaaaaaccttattcgccatCTCCTGGATCCCAAAGGCAACAGGTTctagagacctgctctcccgtttGTCAGTGTACACCGACGCAACAGAATGGATTAGTCTACGCAGAGAGAAATTAGTAAAACCCTAATTGCGTGTGGTGTCTCATGTCTCTACTTTGTACGACGACtgacagatatatatagagggagaatCGCGCAGTTGAGATGCACCACGATCGGAAACGGTTACGCCACCATGATCCGAGTCTTGACCGgcataattttcatatatttatccgTTTGCCCAtgtaggtaaaaaaaaaaaacccgtaAAAGGAGACCAGACTTGTACAAGCAACTACCCGATTTCGACGGACCATTTACACAGGTATcgtgtgcccacgccttccacCCCGACAAGACAAGACGAGACGAGCACACGCGTGTTCTTCTAATTCTCTTATCCACATATATTAGGTGGATGGAGGAAAGAAACCTTTTAAATTGATCTTCATCTACCTTCATTAGCAAGATAGGACTGAAAAAAAAGTATATATCCCTCACATGGTTAGACCTTTAGAATTATAGAATAAGGCTATATATTCTAACACTACTAGCTACCAGATTCTGGTGGTCCGGCgtctggccggccggccggacgGCATGCGGACGCGTACTAGCACGTCGGTGAAGGGTACGAACAGCTATCGCCTGTGCCGCCTCTGTGGCCACGGTGTTTCTGGGTGCCATCACACTAAATCACTAATTATGATACTGTTGTTAGTAGCAGCAGCAAGATTACTCCCACCTGTAATACTCAGTTCTTGTGAGCGTATTATTGCTAGATGTTCTTATGGTACCTCAAGGTTAATCTGGGAAGTTATATGCTAAGTCAGTCTGCATGCAGGTCATGTGTGCGATCCCATCGTCAGGCTTTCCTCGTCTTGGCATTTGACTTCCTCTTCGACGGTACTCATGATCAGTGGGGAATTGGGGTCTGGGGATCATCACTCCTTGGGAGTAGTATCAGTGTGCCACTATTCACAGAACGGACAGAGAGAAGTATGAGATGTTACTCCTGCAGGTTGGGAACAGGATGGTCTCGACAGTGTTGCTACAACCTGTAGCTAATTACTGCAGCACTTCATCAGGGAGTGGAAGGGTGTTACTGCCAGTGTGACGGATTCCAGAGTAAGAGAGGAAGGGACCAAGGGGGCTGATGGATTCAACTTGCAGATTACCTTGTTCTATATTCGGAACAATAATATACATCTACGAATAACTGAGTTCATGTCAGTGTTAATGTCTTCGCTGAATTACAATAAATGATAAAAGTGAATCTTCGTTGGTATTGCATAAGGTGGCCCattagctcagttggttagagCGTGGTGCTAATAACGCCAAGGTCGCAGGTTCGAGACCTGCATGGGCCAGGTTAGTTTTTAACTCCTGCGCTATTTTGTACAGCTACAACGAATGGTAATGACCCTATCTAACTCTGACCATCCTAGAGTCTCAGACGAATTCATTCTACTCTTATCTCAATTTATTTTCTGCGGCTCTCAAACCATGATGCCATGACGATTTGATCCCAAACTTGTAATTAGCTAGACATTTTAACTTCAGCAAAACAGAAGCACAGGACTACACACTTGACACTTTCCAGGGTCTTCTGGGTTGAGAGCAGTTAAGAAAGATTGATGAGCAAAAAAATTGCACTCAGTAACTAGTACTACctctgatcccaaatataagtccatttagAATTATCCTAAGTCAAACTATTTTTAGCTTTgactactaatttctaaaaaaagtatatagattgacaacataagaTTGATGTTACTAGATTCATAATGAGAAATACTTTCAAAATATATAACTCTTCCTATTTGCAATAATATATTTCTATAGATATTGCTAGTCAACGTGGGATCAGACGAAGTACTAGAGCCTCTGCATGCATAAAGGCTGTGTGATAAGAAGCCTGAAtctgtcaaatttgaatttgtaattgTAGTGCAGATTACTGGCTTGACTATAGATGCATGAACCAGTGACTATTAAACATAACCACAATTATCAAACTGAAAAGTGCTACGATGTCACAAGAGTTTCAAATCTCATATACAATGTCATTTGGCTCCACTGCAATGTACAAACAATTGAAGTACAACAAACTGGGAAAAGTTTGACAATTACACAAGAATTCACGTGGCCTCAATAGCAGCAATATTTTCCGACAACTGCAATGGCCATCTGCGTTGAGATCAATCACCTCAACATCCATGGGTTAGAAGTATACCAAAATGTTTGTGTAGGAGATGACTGGTTCTGACTTTGAGTCTCACACGTATGATTGCCCCCTGCATTGCTCCTAACTCTTTGGTTTTGACGGTGTCGGAGATGATGGTGGCTTCAAGTTAGGGTACTGCACAATAAACTCAAATGAATGTAACTGGTTGTGCCATAGTTTCTGCGGTCAGTTTTCATCGTAAAGAACAAAGAAACAAGCATACATAAAAGCGCATAGCTATTAACTAGCTGAGCAAGGGAAAGCTTTTGAACGCTGAAGTCTGTCTTGTTTCCCAGTAACATTTCCCTAGACCTGAGTTACGTCATCTGTATGACTTCAAAGTTTCATTGTCCAGCTTTCAGGCAAACAGACATTTAAGCTTTTAAAAGATTGCTGAAATTTTGAACCACGCTAACAATGCTCATTAACTCTAGCCAAGAAGCATACTAAATACAAGGCAATCAGGGCCATTGCTATGCCTTTCCACCAAATTCAATATAGTTTGAGATGGAAACCAGTAAAAGATTGTTTAGTAGAACTACGATTGCACGTTCTTGAGGGACAGAACTATGGAAAACAGAAGTTTTCAGTAGATATTAGTTTCAGTATAAAGGCAAGCAGTAATACGTGAGCAAATACTTTTGCTATTTTGAATTGGACACTAAATGCTGATCAGTTAGAGGTTTGATGAAAAAATCCTGAACATGCTGATTCATTTTGAGTATGGCGgtgaaaaaagaaacaagaatcATACATTTGGATATGGTGATAATGGTCTCCTAGTTGCATGTTTCACGGCAGAAATACTTCCATTCGGATTCTCATGACCATCCCTGGATCCATTGCCTGCATCAACTATAGAGCTGCTATTCGGAACCACTGGTTCCCCACTCCCCTCCTGCTGACCATCCGTTCCATCAGTGCTAACATCTGTGTGTGCTAACTTTTTGCTCTTCTTTCTCGGAAAAACATGTACAGATGGGGGAAGATAGTTTTCTTGAACCGCCTAAGAAAATAGAAGAACTTAGAGCGAAAAATAGAAGTATATTGAATGTTATTTCTCACAGTATTATAACTTACTTGCCACCCTTCTGGACCTCTCAGCCCCCCTTTGATTGCATAGGTTTCCTTGAAACCATTCTTGAATAGTAGCTCAGCAACTTTCAAAGAATTACCATCGAAGCTACCTTGCACAGCATAAACTTAATTTGGTAACAAGATGGTAGTATGACAAAAGATCAAAGTGCTACACAGGAGTTTAAACATAATTGCTTTGGATAAGTAAAGATGCACACACTTGCTTTGGTGTGAAGTAAAAAGATAGCTAAGTCAGACAAAAACTTCACTAACTCAAATTTCACATGGCATCCATTTTTGTTAGGCTGAAAGATGCACTGCAATGAGACCTGATATTTCCATATATCCAATTCTTTTAATGAGAAAATTACGTAAATCAGAAAAGAGAATAACAAGGATCCATCTTCTTGCCGCGGTTTGGTTTGTCAGAAACAGTAATGTAGCAAATAGCAACACAGTGATGGTCGCTGTGGATCCTCTTCCTCCTGAGCACATCACCGATGATGGCATTTACCAAATGTAACACAATTCTTTTCCTTGCTTTGTAAAAATTTCCCTAGTTAGCTTGAACTAAGAAATAGACCTAGCAGCTAAAAGAGTTTTTTTAGACGAATGCAACACAATTCAAGAGGTGTAAAACAACGGAAATCTGATTTGCGGTAGCTATATTGAGTTTTGTACAGTTTTGCACTTCTTGATTCGAGGTTGTTTATGCTGCCTACAGTAAACATCTAACAGGACGTATATTTATCTAATGCAACCATGCTCCTACGAGTGGACACAACCATGATTAGTCCCAATATATTGCATAAATTACATTTGAGGCAAAAGCCATCCAAATATACAATCCACAGAGGAATTGCATCTAGCACTAGTGCACTACAGGTACAGGATCCACAGCATTAACAGAATCACCTCACAATGTATCAATAAGGATTCCATTTAGCACTCACTTGTCAAGGACGCAGACGACGGTGTTCGCCGGATCCGGGAACCTTGCCAGCACCTCCGGGACGAAGCCATCCTCGTCGTCCTCGTTGTACTCGACCTGCACGGCGCTCTTGTCGAGAAGCCTGAGGTTCGGCGGCGCCATGAACCGCACGCTCTTGCCCAGCCTGATGTCCAGCAACTGCGCCTCCGGCACGTCGCGGAGCTTGCGGAACGCGTCAATGGCGCTCACGGGTTTGTACTTCTTGAAGTAGTACTCCTGCACTAGCGGGATCACCACGAGCCACACGAACACCACCCCGGCCACGAAGAAGGGGTTGCGGTTGTTGAAGTCGTCGATGGCCACCACGATGGACTCGAGGCTCACCTTCCCGTCGCCCTCCGCCGCGAGGGAAGGGAGCGGCCAGGACGCGACGGCGACGGTGAGGGGGACGAGGGCTTCCCGCCAAGGCTCCGCCTTTCGCGCCAAGATTGCGGCCttgggcgcggcggcgggggtgcGATGAACAGGGATTTTGGAGGAGTTGGCAATCTTTGCCGCGTTGGGCGGTAAAAGTTGGTTCTTGCGACGATTTCTTGGGGGTTCGAGGGGATTTTGGAGGTGGAAGCTGGAGATTTGGAGGAGCGAGCACCGTTCTTGGAGCCGGAGGAGAGCCATGGAAGCACGGCTGCACGAGGCTTGAGCTCTGTGCAAGGATAGAAGAGCTCTCTGGCTCTCAGCTGCAAGATGGATTGTCTTCAGCTACCTATCCGATTAATccgcttttttttctttcaaaaatataaataataaaatctagggaaaaaagACCAGAGAAATATACCTGGGCCTTGGGCTTTCACAATCTCAATTGGGCCTTTACGTAATCCGTGGGCTTTCGCAAAAAGCTAGAGCAAAGAGGTTCTGCGGAAAGTTCGTCCATCGCGACGGGCAACACCTGAACGATTCGTCAGGGTGCGATGGGACAGTATTTGCAGGTTATGCgaaattatatttgttaaaaaatattatttgattggttgtataTAAATGTGTTGAGTTAAATATTTGCTTGGTTAACCTAATTTGATGTCGTATGAATGGATGTAAGAATTAAGATTTTAATTAAGTGCTCATATAAGAGTGATTTTGTGATACTGACAATTGATCTATCTGTATAAGTGAATATAAGAACAGGTATCTATCGGATCAGTTACAACAAACTTCTCTTTCAAATCAGACTAAATATATACAT
This region includes:
- the LOC133909354 gene encoding rhodanese-like domain-containing protein 4A, chloroplastic, with the translated sequence MALLRLQERCSLLQISSFHLQNPLEPPRNRRKNQLLPPNAAKIANSSKIPVHRTPAAAPKAAILARKAEPWREALVPLTVAVASWPLPSLAAEGDGKVSLESIVVAIDDFNNRNPFFVAGVVFVWLVVIPLVQEYYFKKYKPVSAIDAFRKLRDVPEAQLLDIRLGKSVRFMAPPNLRLLDKSAVQVEYNEDDEDGFVPEVLARFPDPANTVVCVLDNFDGNSLKVAELLFKNGFKETYAIKGGLRGPEGWQAVQENYLPPSVHVFPRKKSKKLAHTDVSTDGTDGQQEGSGEPVVPNSSSIVDAGNGSRDGHENPNGSISAVKHATRRPLSPYPNYPNLKPPSSPTPSKPKS